A single Streptomyces sannanensis DNA region contains:
- the serS gene encoding serine--tRNA ligase: MIDLRLLREDPDRVRASQRARGEDVEIVDALLSADERRRSSGVRFDELRSEQKSLGKLIPKAGAEEKAELLRKAEQLKADVKAAEAEQNEADEETRRLLLQLGNLVHTDIPVGGEDDFTVLETVGTIRDFTAEGFEPKDHLELGEALGAIDVERGAKVSGSRFYYLTGIGALLELALVNAAIAQATEAGFIPMLTPALVRPRAMEGTGFLGQAAENVYHLEKDDFYLVGTSEVPLAAYHMDEILDASQLPLRYAGFSPCFRREAGTYGKDTRGIFRVHQFDKVEMFSYVDPADSEAEHARLLEWEKQWLTSLELPFRVIDVASGDLGASASRKFDCEAWIPTQGKYRELTSASNCNEFQARRLSVRVRDGKQIKPLATLNGTLCAVPRTIVAILENHQQADGSVRVPAVLRPYLGGREVLEPTAK, encoded by the coding sequence GTGATTGACCTTCGCCTGCTCCGTGAGGACCCCGACCGTGTTCGCGCCTCCCAGCGCGCCCGTGGAGAGGACGTCGAGATCGTCGACGCCCTGCTCTCCGCCGATGAGCGGCGCAGGTCGTCCGGCGTCCGCTTCGACGAGCTCCGTTCCGAACAGAAGTCGCTGGGCAAGCTCATCCCCAAGGCCGGCGCCGAAGAGAAGGCCGAACTGCTGAGGAAGGCAGAGCAGCTCAAGGCCGACGTCAAGGCCGCCGAGGCCGAGCAGAACGAGGCCGACGAGGAGACCAGGCGTCTGCTGCTCCAGCTCGGCAACCTCGTCCACACCGACATCCCGGTCGGTGGCGAGGACGACTTCACCGTCCTGGAGACCGTCGGCACGATCCGCGACTTCACCGCCGAGGGCTTCGAGCCCAAGGACCACCTGGAGCTCGGCGAGGCGCTGGGCGCCATCGACGTCGAGCGTGGCGCCAAGGTCTCCGGCTCCCGCTTCTACTACCTGACCGGCATCGGTGCCCTGCTGGAACTCGCGCTCGTCAACGCCGCGATCGCCCAGGCCACCGAAGCCGGCTTCATCCCGATGCTGACCCCGGCGCTGGTCCGCCCGCGCGCCATGGAGGGCACCGGCTTCCTCGGCCAGGCCGCCGAGAACGTGTACCACCTGGAGAAGGACGACTTCTACCTGGTCGGCACCTCCGAGGTCCCGCTCGCCGCGTACCACATGGACGAGATCCTGGACGCCTCGCAGCTGCCGCTGCGATACGCCGGCTTCTCCCCGTGCTTCCGCCGCGAGGCCGGTACGTACGGCAAGGACACCCGGGGCATCTTCCGTGTCCACCAGTTCGACAAGGTCGAGATGTTCTCGTACGTCGACCCGGCGGACTCGGAGGCGGAGCACGCGCGGCTGCTGGAGTGGGAGAAGCAGTGGCTGACCTCGCTCGAGCTGCCGTTCCGGGTGATCGATGTGGCGAGCGGTGACCTCGGCGCCTCGGCCTCGCGGAAGTTCGACTGCGAGGCCTGGATCCCGACCCAGGGCAAGTACCGCGAGCTGACCTCCGCCTCGAACTGCAACGAGTTCCAGGCCCGCCGACTGTCGGTGCGCGTGCGCGACGGCAAGCAGATCAAGCCGCTGGCGACGCTCAACGGCACGCTCTGCGCCGTACCGCGCACGATCGTGGCCATCCTGGAGAACCACCAGCAGGCCGACGGCTCGGTGCGGGTGCCGGCCGTGCTGCGTCCGTACCTCGGCGGCCGTGAGGTTCTGGAGCCCACCGCCAAGTGA
- the pheA gene encoding prephenate dehydratase produces the protein MSATRFTYLGPEGTFTEAALRTLPEAATRELVPSVSVQAALDAVRNGEAAAALVPIENSVEGGITSTLDELVAGEPLMIYREVLLSIAFALLVRPGTKLSDIKTVTAHPAAQTQVRNWLKANLPDAVWESAASNADGARLVQEGRYDAAFAGEFAAATYGLEPLVSEIHDMENAQTRFVLVGRPARPSAPTGADKTSVVIWLGDDHPGALLELLQEFAVRGVNLMLIHSRPTGAGLGNYCFAVDAEGHIADRRVGEALMGLKRICPNVRFLGSYPRAGVEAAEVLPLRAGTSDQDFVAAFDWLARCQDGRA, from the coding sequence ATGTCCGCCACACGCTTCACCTACCTGGGTCCCGAGGGCACCTTCACCGAGGCCGCCCTGCGTACGCTCCCGGAGGCCGCCACCCGGGAGCTCGTCCCGTCGGTGTCCGTGCAGGCCGCCCTGGACGCGGTACGCAACGGGGAAGCCGCGGCCGCCCTCGTACCGATCGAGAACTCGGTGGAGGGCGGAATCACCAGCACCCTGGACGAGCTGGTCGCCGGCGAACCGCTGATGATCTATCGCGAGGTATTGCTCTCCATCGCCTTCGCCCTGCTGGTGCGCCCGGGCACGAAGCTTTCCGACATCAAGACGGTGACCGCCCACCCCGCCGCCCAGACCCAGGTGCGGAACTGGCTGAAGGCGAATCTGCCGGACGCGGTGTGGGAGTCGGCCGCGTCCAACGCGGACGGCGCACGGCTGGTGCAGGAGGGGCGGTACGACGCCGCCTTCGCCGGGGAGTTCGCGGCGGCGACGTACGGACTGGAGCCGCTGGTCAGCGAGATCCATGACATGGAGAACGCACAGACCCGCTTCGTCCTGGTGGGACGGCCGGCCCGGCCCTCGGCACCGACGGGCGCGGACAAGACCTCGGTGGTCATCTGGCTGGGTGACGACCACCCTGGTGCACTGCTGGAGCTGCTCCAGGAATTCGCGGTGCGCGGGGTCAACCTGATGCTCATCCACTCGCGGCCGACGGGGGCGGGTCTGGGGAACTATTGCTTCGCCGTCGACGCCGAGGGGCATATCGCGGACCGCCGGGTGGGTGAGGCGCTCATGGGACTGAAGCGGATCTGCCCGAACGTGAGGTTCCTGGGGTCGTATCCGCGGGCAGGAGTCGAGGCGGCGGAGGTCCTTCCGCTCCGGGCCGGAACCTCCGACCAGGACTTCGTGGCCGCGTTCGACTGGCTGGCGCGCTGCCAGGACGGCCGGGCCTGA
- a CDS encoding ABC transporter permease, with protein MTTDTTQIHNIGYRNYEGRRLGRAYARRSLYSQSLRGAYGLGRSAKSKVLPMMLLGVMVLTAVVIVAIPMAAGNAMTDLPVEYTSLAMYMQLVIALFLAAQAPQSVSRDLRFKTVPLYFSRPIERVDYVLSKYAAMASALFILTALPLLILYVGALLAKFDFTDQTKGFVQGLVSVALLSVLFAGIGLVMAALTPRRGFGVAAVIAVLTISYGAVSIVQAIAHGTENPDAIQWLGLFSPLSLISGVQSAFLGAATTFPGGEGPSAGMGAVYVLVVLGLICGSYAVLMRRYRKAGL; from the coding sequence GTGACCACTGACACCACTCAGATCCACAACATCGGCTACCGCAACTACGAGGGCAGGCGGCTGGGCAGGGCGTACGCACGGCGTTCGCTCTACTCGCAGTCGCTGCGCGGCGCCTACGGTCTCGGCCGTTCCGCCAAGTCCAAGGTGCTGCCGATGATGCTCCTCGGGGTGATGGTCCTGACCGCCGTGGTGATCGTCGCGATCCCGATGGCGGCCGGAAACGCCATGACCGACCTGCCCGTCGAGTACACCTCGCTGGCGATGTACATGCAGCTGGTCATCGCGCTCTTCCTCGCCGCGCAGGCCCCCCAGTCCGTCTCCCGCGACCTGCGGTTCAAGACCGTTCCGCTGTACTTCTCCAGGCCGATCGAGCGGGTCGACTACGTCCTGTCCAAGTACGCGGCGATGGCCTCGGCGCTCTTCATCCTCACCGCGCTGCCCCTGCTGATCCTGTACGTGGGCGCGCTGCTCGCCAAGTTCGACTTCACCGACCAGACCAAGGGCTTCGTACAGGGACTGGTCTCCGTGGCACTGCTCTCCGTCCTCTTCGCCGGAATCGGCTTGGTGATGGCCGCCCTGACGCCGCGCCGCGGCTTCGGAGTCGCCGCCGTCATCGCCGTACTGACCATCTCGTACGGTGCCGTCTCGATCGTGCAGGCCATCGCCCACGGGACGGAGAACCCCGACGCGATCCAGTGGCTGGGCCTCTTCTCGCCCCTCTCGCTCATCAGCGGAGTGCAGAGCGCCTTCCTCGGCGCCGCCACGACCTTCCCCGGAGGGGAAGGACCCTCCGCGGGCATGGGCGCGGTCTATGTGCTCGTCGTCCTCGGGCTGATCTGCGGCTCGTACGCCGTCCTGATGCGCCGCTACCGAAAGGCCGGGCTGTGA
- a CDS encoding Cof-type HAD-IIB family hydrolase gives MQENAPVTSATDSAPARPAPAVPRLIATDLDGTLLRDDKSVSDRTIAALAAAEEAGIEVFFVTGRPARWMGVVSDHVHGHGLAICGNGAAVVDLHGGPGAHRFVKVRPLEREVALDVISVLRSAAPGTSFAVERTGGIHHELAYPPLHMDPAASIAAAEKLLAADNGSADQPVLKLLAHHDELAPDDFLALARAAAGHRAAFTRSSPTALLEISGHGVSKASTLALCCAERGISPAEVVAFGDMPNDVEMLSWAGNSYAMGNAHPSVLAAASGRTVANNEDGVAVVIERILRDL, from the coding sequence ATACAGGAGAATGCCCCTGTGACCTCAGCTACCGACTCCGCCCCGGCCCGCCCGGCCCCCGCCGTGCCCAGGCTGATCGCCACCGACCTCGACGGAACGCTGCTGCGTGACGACAAGTCCGTCTCGGACCGCACGATCGCGGCACTCGCGGCCGCCGAGGAGGCCGGAATCGAGGTCTTCTTCGTCACCGGCAGGCCGGCCCGCTGGATGGGTGTCGTGAGTGACCATGTGCACGGTCACGGCCTCGCCATCTGCGGCAACGGCGCGGCGGTGGTCGATCTGCACGGCGGCCCCGGCGCACACCGCTTCGTCAAGGTCCGCCCGCTGGAGCGGGAGGTGGCCCTGGATGTCATCTCCGTGCTGCGCTCAGCCGCGCCTGGCACCTCCTTCGCCGTCGAGCGGACCGGCGGTATACACCACGAACTGGCATACCCGCCGCTGCACATGGATCCGGCCGCGAGCATCGCGGCCGCCGAGAAGCTGCTCGCCGCCGACAACGGCAGCGCTGACCAGCCCGTGCTCAAGCTGCTCGCCCACCACGACGAGCTGGCCCCCGACGACTTCCTGGCGCTGGCCCGTGCGGCCGCCGGCCACCGGGCCGCCTTCACCCGGTCCAGCCCGACCGCCCTGCTGGAGATCAGCGGCCACGGCGTCTCCAAGGCCAGCACACTGGCACTGTGCTGCGCGGAGCGCGGGATCTCACCGGCCGAGGTGGTCGCCTTCGGCGACATGCCGAACGATGTGGAGATGCTCAGCTGGGCCGGGAACTCGTACGCGATGGGCAACGCACACCCGTCCGTGCTGGCGGCGGCCTCCGGGCGTACGGTCGCGAACAACGAGGACGGCGTGGCGGTCGTCATCGAGCGGATCCTGCGGGACCTCTGA
- a CDS encoding DUF488 domain-containing protein → MTKPKPRIRIRRVYEPPYPDDGTRILVDRLWPRGLSKDAAAVDEWPKDVTPSNELRQWFHSPSGGPEEFRRRYEAELDGPGAAAALDRLRTLVRSGPVTLLTAVKDPEHSHASVLARVLSEPDRPADTT, encoded by the coding sequence ATGACAAAGCCCAAGCCCCGGATCCGCATCCGGCGGGTGTACGAGCCACCGTACCCGGACGACGGCACGCGCATCCTGGTCGACCGGCTCTGGCCGCGCGGTCTCAGCAAGGACGCGGCCGCCGTCGACGAGTGGCCCAAGGACGTGACCCCGTCCAACGAGCTGCGCCAGTGGTTCCACAGTCCGTCCGGCGGCCCTGAGGAGTTCCGCCGCCGCTACGAGGCCGAGCTCGACGGCCCGGGCGCGGCCGCCGCCCTGGACCGGCTGCGTACGCTCGTCCGCTCGGGGCCCGTCACCCTGCTCACCGCGGTGAAGGACCCCGAGCACAGCCACGCGTCCGTGCTCGCACGCGTACTGTCCGAGCCGGACCGCCCGGCGGACACCACCTGA
- a CDS encoding HAD family hydrolase yields the protein MSFPYRLIATDLDGTLLRSDETVSQRTRDALAAATAAGAAHIVVTGRAVPWTRHILDDLDYQGLAVCGQGAQVYHAGEHRLLTSLTLDRQLAALAVSKIEAETGPLALAASRDGLDGEVLVGPGYRTLDSTALPARPFENPAELWAAPLTKVYIQHPVLDDDTLARTARQTVGNLVDVVVAGPGIVEILPLGLSKATGLSLAARRLGLRAADTIAFGDMPNDIPMFGWAAHSVAMADAHDDLKAVAHEITASNEDDGIAVVLERLLG from the coding sequence GTGAGCTTCCCCTATCGGCTGATAGCGACCGATCTCGACGGGACGCTGCTGCGTTCCGACGAGACGGTCTCGCAGCGCACGCGCGACGCGCTCGCCGCGGCCACCGCGGCGGGCGCCGCGCACATCGTCGTCACCGGGCGGGCCGTCCCGTGGACCCGGCACATCCTGGACGACCTGGACTATCAGGGCCTGGCGGTCTGCGGACAGGGCGCACAGGTCTACCACGCCGGTGAGCACCGGCTGCTGACCTCGCTGACGCTGGACCGGCAGCTGGCCGCGCTGGCGGTGTCGAAGATCGAGGCGGAGACCGGCCCGCTGGCCCTGGCGGCGAGCCGGGACGGGCTCGACGGCGAGGTGCTGGTCGGCCCTGGTTACCGAACGCTGGACAGCACGGCACTTCCGGCACGGCCCTTCGAAAACCCCGCGGAGCTGTGGGCGGCGCCGCTGACCAAGGTCTACATCCAGCACCCCGTGCTGGACGACGACACGCTGGCGCGGACCGCCCGGCAGACGGTCGGCAATCTGGTGGACGTGGTGGTGGCCGGCCCCGGGATCGTCGAGATCCTGCCGCTGGGGCTGAGCAAGGCGACCGGCCTGTCGCTGGCGGCCCGTCGGCTGGGGCTGCGGGCCGCGGACACGATCGCCTTCGGCGACATGCCGAACGACATCCCGATGTTCGGCTGGGCGGCACACAGTGTGGCGATGGCCGACGCCCACGACGATCTGAAGGCCGTGGCGCACGAGATCACCGCGTCGAACGAGGACGACGGCATCGCGGTGGTGCTGGAGCGGCTGCTCGGCTGA
- a CDS encoding ABC transporter ATP-binding protein — protein MTTISIDHVSRWFGNVVAVNDVTMAIGPGVTGLLGPNGAGKSTLINMMGGFLPPSTGSVTLDGQAIWRNESVYRHIGIVPEREAMYDFLTGREFVVANAELHGLGDAEAQKALATVEMEYAQDRKISTYSKGMRQRVKMASALVHDPSVLLLDEPFNGMDPRQRMQLMDLLRRMGDEGRTVLFSSHILEEVEQLASHIEVIVAGRHAASGDFRRIRRLMTDRPHRYLVRSSDDRALAAALIADPSTAGIEVDHAEGALRIQAVDFGRFTELLPRVARAHDIRLLTVSPSDESLESVFSYLVTA, from the coding sequence GTGACCACCATCAGCATCGACCACGTCTCGCGCTGGTTCGGGAACGTCGTGGCCGTCAACGACGTCACCATGGCGATCGGGCCCGGTGTCACCGGACTCCTCGGCCCCAACGGAGCGGGAAAGTCAACCCTCATCAACATGATGGGCGGCTTCCTGCCCCCCTCCACCGGCAGCGTCACCCTCGACGGACAGGCGATCTGGCGCAATGAGTCCGTGTACCGGCACATCGGCATCGTGCCCGAGCGGGAGGCGATGTACGACTTCCTCACCGGCCGCGAATTCGTCGTCGCCAACGCCGAGTTGCACGGACTCGGGGACGCGGAGGCCCAGAAGGCGCTCGCCACCGTCGAGATGGAGTACGCGCAGGACCGCAAGATCTCGACCTACAGCAAGGGCATGCGCCAGCGGGTGAAGATGGCCTCCGCTCTGGTCCACGACCCGTCCGTACTGCTCCTCGACGAGCCGTTCAACGGCATGGACCCGCGCCAGCGCATGCAGCTCATGGATCTGCTGCGACGGATGGGGGACGAGGGGCGCACGGTGCTGTTCTCCTCCCACATCCTGGAGGAGGTCGAGCAGCTCGCCTCGCACATCGAGGTGATCGTGGCCGGCCGCCATGCCGCGTCCGGCGACTTCCGCAGGATCCGCCGGCTGATGACGGACCGGCCGCACCGCTATCTCGTACGGTCCAGCGACGACCGCGCGCTCGCCGCCGCGCTCATCGCCGACCCGTCGACGGCGGGCATCGAAGTCGACCACGCCGAAGGGGCGCTGCGCATCCAGGCCGTCGACTTCGGCCGGTTCACCGAGCTGCTGCCGCGGGTCGCGCGGGCGCACGACATCAGGCTGCTGACCGTCTCGCCCTCCGACGAGTCGCTGGAATCCGTCTTCTCCTACCTCGTCACGGCCTGA
- a CDS encoding ABC transporter permease, with product MYDPTVARLTYRALLGRRRAAILFGLPALLLAIAIAVRLLTGADDQVAATVLGGFSLATMVPLIGVIAGTGAIGPEIDDGSIVYLLAKPLKRSTIILTKLIVAIAVTMAFSAVPTFVAGMILNANGQQIAVAYTVAALVASIVYSALFLLLGTISRHAVVFGLVYALVWESLFGSLVPGARTLSVQQWALALAERIGAEGAIAADVGLPTAVALLAGVTVAATWYAGQKLRTLTLAGEE from the coding sequence ATGTACGACCCCACAGTCGCCCGGCTCACCTACCGGGCCCTGCTCGGCCGCCGCCGGGCGGCCATCCTCTTCGGGCTCCCCGCCCTTCTGCTGGCCATCGCGATCGCGGTACGGCTCCTCACCGGCGCCGACGACCAGGTCGCCGCCACGGTGCTGGGCGGTTTCTCACTCGCCACGATGGTGCCGTTGATCGGTGTCATCGCGGGCACCGGCGCGATCGGACCCGAGATCGACGACGGCTCGATCGTCTATCTGCTCGCCAAGCCGCTGAAGCGGTCGACGATCATCCTCACCAAACTGATCGTCGCGATCGCCGTGACCATGGCCTTCTCCGCGGTCCCCACCTTCGTCGCGGGCATGATCCTCAACGCCAACGGCCAGCAGATCGCGGTCGCCTACACGGTCGCCGCTCTGGTCGCCTCCATCGTGTACAGCGCGCTGTTCCTGCTGCTGGGAACGATCAGCCGGCATGCGGTGGTGTTCGGGCTCGTGTACGCGCTGGTCTGGGAGAGCCTTTTCGGCAGCCTGGTGCCGGGGGCGCGCACGCTCAGCGTGCAGCAGTGGGCGCTTGCGCTGGCGGAACGCATCGGCGCGGAGGGCGCGATCGCGGCGGACGTCGGGCTGCCGACGGCGGTGGCGCTGCTGGCCGGAGTCACCGTGGCTGCCACCTGGTACGCGGGTCAGAAGCTGCGGACGCTCACGCTCGCCGGCGAGGAGTGA
- a CDS encoding ABC transporter ATP-binding protein has protein sequence MIVTESLSKRYPRVTALDRLSLDIGPGVTGLVGANGAGKSTLIKILLGLSPATEGQAAVLGLDVATSGGAIRERVGYMPEHDCLPPDVSATEFVVHMARMSGLPPTAARERTADTLRHVGLYEERYRPIGGYSTGMKQRVKLAQALVHDPQLVLLDEPTNGLDPVGRDDMLGLIRRVHTDFGISVLVTSHLLGELERTCDHVVVIDGGRLLRSSSTSDFTRSTTTLAVEVTDSDTHPDGTAALRKALSVAGVTLHAREEQGLPGAGHILLVEADGEDTYDIVRDTVAGLGLGLVRMEQRRHHIAEVFRDH, from the coding sequence GTGATCGTGACCGAAAGCCTGAGCAAGCGGTATCCGCGGGTGACCGCGCTCGACCGGCTGTCCCTGGACATCGGCCCCGGTGTGACGGGCCTGGTGGGTGCCAACGGAGCCGGCAAGTCCACCTTGATCAAGATCCTGCTGGGTCTCTCCCCCGCCACCGAAGGCCAGGCAGCAGTGCTCGGTCTCGATGTCGCCACCAGCGGCGGCGCCATCCGTGAACGGGTCGGCTACATGCCCGAACACGACTGCCTGCCCCCCGATGTCTCGGCCACCGAGTTCGTCGTGCACATGGCGCGCATGTCGGGCCTGCCGCCCACCGCGGCCCGCGAACGCACCGCCGACACACTGCGCCACGTCGGCCTGTACGAGGAGCGGTACCGCCCCATCGGCGGCTACTCCACCGGCATGAAACAGCGCGTCAAGCTCGCCCAGGCCCTCGTTCACGATCCGCAGCTGGTCCTCCTCGACGAGCCGACCAACGGCCTCGACCCGGTCGGCCGCGACGACATGCTCGGCCTGATCCGCCGCGTGCACACGGACTTCGGCATCTCTGTCCTGGTCACCTCCCATCTGCTCGGAGAACTGGAACGCACCTGCGACCACGTGGTCGTCATCGACGGCGGCCGGCTGCTGCGGTCCAGCTCCACCAGCGACTTCACCCGGAGCACCACCACCCTGGCGGTCGAGGTGACCGACTCCGACACCCACCCGGACGGCACTGCCGCCCTGCGCAAGGCACTTTCCGTCGCGGGCGTCACCCTCCACGCGAGGGAGGAGCAGGGCCTGCCGGGCGCCGGCCACATCCTGCTCGTCGAAGCGGACGGCGAGGACACCTACGACATCGTGCGCGACACCGTCGCCGGGCTCGGCCTCGGTCTCGTACGGATGGAACAGCGCCGCCACCACATCGCGGAGGTCTTCCGTGACCACTGA
- a CDS encoding maleylpyruvate isomerase N-terminal domain-containing protein, whose translation MEPVVTALRAESQRLYDKVSILPEAEWDRPSPCRPWTVRELMAHMTAGVGRVAAMLAEPEGAADRLVSAAGYYAPDARFSVRANALRTESAQEGAASHPDGWALAEHFDSVWRAVVAGCDGLPPGRLVRTRHGDPMALGDFLVTRVVEVCVHGFDLAEGLGDEPWPTDEAADVVARLLLDGRPYAVGASVPGMDWDRTTFLRKATGRLPMSAAERAAVQRHGVVRLTLG comes from the coding sequence ATGGAGCCGGTGGTGACGGCCCTGCGGGCCGAATCGCAGCGCTTGTACGACAAGGTCAGCATCCTGCCGGAAGCGGAATGGGACCGGCCGAGTCCGTGCAGGCCCTGGACCGTACGGGAGTTGATGGCCCATATGACGGCAGGCGTCGGCCGCGTCGCCGCGATGCTCGCCGAGCCGGAGGGGGCCGCGGACCGGCTGGTGAGCGCCGCCGGTTACTACGCTCCGGACGCCCGGTTCTCGGTGCGGGCCAACGCGCTGCGTACCGAGTCGGCACAGGAGGGGGCCGCTTCGCACCCGGACGGGTGGGCGCTGGCCGAGCACTTCGACTCCGTATGGCGGGCCGTCGTCGCGGGATGCGACGGGCTGCCCCCGGGACGGCTGGTACGCACCCGGCACGGCGATCCGATGGCACTGGGCGACTTCCTGGTCACACGGGTGGTCGAGGTGTGCGTGCACGGCTTCGACCTGGCGGAGGGGCTCGGTGACGAGCCGTGGCCTACGGACGAGGCGGCGGACGTGGTGGCCCGGCTGCTGCTGGACGGGCGGCCGTATGCGGTGGGCGCGTCGGTGCCGGGGATGGACTGGGACCGTACGACGTTCCTGCGCAAGGCCACCGGGCGGCTGCCGATGAGCGCGGCCGAGCGCGCGGCTGTGCAGCGGCACGGGGTGGTCCGGCTGACGCTGGGGTGA
- a CDS encoding LLM class flavin-dependent oxidoreductase: MRLSTVILPVRRWNKGGCDEWLRAERLGFHTAYTYDHLSWKTFRDGPWFGAVPTLTAAAAATERIRLGTLVTSPNFRHPVTLAKELITLDDVSGGRITLGIGAGGNGFDATTLLKAGEEAWTPRERADRFAEFVPLLDRLLTEDAVTHDGTFYAANGARTIPGCVQRPRLPFAIAATGPRGMKLAAHHGQAWVTTGDPKLWETGTPDQSLEALRGQMEKLGDACEAVGRDVDELDKILLTGFTPDRPLASFDAFVDFAGKHFALGFTEIVIHTPIPDSLFAADNEVFERIASEGLAQLSGQPDTH, encoded by the coding sequence ATGCGTCTGAGTACCGTGATCCTTCCCGTCCGTCGCTGGAACAAAGGCGGTTGTGACGAATGGCTGCGAGCCGAGCGGCTCGGCTTTCACACCGCGTACACCTACGACCATCTGTCCTGGAAGACGTTCCGCGACGGTCCCTGGTTCGGGGCGGTCCCGACGCTGACCGCCGCCGCGGCCGCCACCGAGCGGATTCGGCTCGGCACCCTCGTCACCTCGCCGAACTTCCGCCACCCCGTGACCCTCGCCAAGGAACTGATCACGCTGGACGACGTCTCGGGCGGCCGGATCACGCTCGGCATCGGGGCGGGCGGCAACGGCTTCGACGCGACGACGCTGCTGAAGGCCGGCGAGGAGGCATGGACACCGCGTGAGCGGGCCGACCGCTTCGCCGAGTTCGTGCCGCTGCTCGACCGTCTGCTCACCGAGGATGCCGTCACCCACGACGGCACCTTCTACGCGGCGAACGGGGCCCGCACCATCCCCGGCTGTGTGCAGCGGCCGCGGTTGCCCTTCGCGATCGCCGCGACCGGACCGCGCGGAATGAAGCTCGCCGCCCACCACGGTCAGGCCTGGGTGACCACCGGCGATCCGAAGCTGTGGGAGACGGGTACGCCGGACCAGTCGCTGGAGGCTCTCCGCGGCCAGATGGAGAAGCTCGGCGACGCGTGCGAGGCGGTCGGGCGGGACGTGGACGAGCTCGACAAGATCCTGCTCACCGGCTTCACCCCGGACCGTCCGCTGGCGTCCTTCGACGCCTTTGTGGACTTCGCGGGCAAGCACTTCGCACTGGGCTTCACCGAGATCGTCATCCACACGCCGATTCCGGATTCGCTCTTCGCCGCGGACAACGAGGTCTTCGAGCGGATTGCCTCGGAGGGGCTGGCGCAGTTGTCCGGCCAGCCGGATACGCACTAA
- a CDS encoding RNA 2'-phosphotransferase has translation MDERRTVKVSKYLSKHLRHQPERIGITLDAHGWVEMDALIDAAAAHGFPFTRAELDHVIAANDKRRFAVDGSRIRASQGHTVPVDLGLPPAEPPAYLYHGTVARTLDAIRAEGLRPMNRHHVHLSPDRETATRVGARRGRPVVLAVDAGAMHRAGHVLRVSANGVWLTDHVPPRYLRFPG, from the coding sequence ATGGATGAAAGACGCACCGTGAAGGTGTCGAAGTATCTCTCGAAGCATCTCCGGCACCAGCCCGAGCGCATCGGCATCACCCTCGACGCACACGGCTGGGTGGAGATGGACGCCCTGATCGACGCGGCCGCCGCGCACGGCTTCCCGTTCACCCGCGCCGAGCTCGACCATGTCATCGCCGCCAACGACAAGCGACGGTTCGCGGTCGACGGCAGCCGTATCCGCGCCAGCCAGGGCCACACCGTCCCTGTCGATCTCGGACTGCCGCCCGCCGAGCCGCCGGCGTACCTCTACCACGGCACCGTGGCCCGCACTCTGGACGCGATCCGCGCGGAGGGTCTGCGCCCCATGAACCGCCACCATGTCCATCTGTCGCCCGATCGCGAGACGGCCACCCGCGTCGGCGCGCGCCGCGGCCGTCCCGTCGTACTCGCCGTGGACGCCGGTGCGATGCACCGCGCGGGCCATGTCCTCCGGGTCAGCGCCAACGGCGTCTGGCTCACCGACCACGTCCCGCCGCGGTATCTGCGCTTCCCCGGCTGA